A genomic stretch from Mesoplodon densirostris isolate mMesDen1 chromosome 3, mMesDen1 primary haplotype, whole genome shotgun sequence includes:
- the TMEM167A gene encoding protein kish-A produces the protein MSAIFNFQSLLTVILLLICTCAYIRSLAPSLLDRNKTGLLGIFWKCARIGERKSPYVAVCCIVMAFSILFIQ, from the exons tctGCCATTTTCAATTTTCAGAGTCTGTTGACTGTAATCTTGCTGCTTATatgtacctgtgcttatatccgaTCCTTGGCACCCAGCCTCCTGGACAGGAATAAAACTGG gtTGTtgggtatattttggaagtgtgcCAGAATTG GTGAACGGAAGAGTCCTTATGTTGCGGTATGCTGTATTGTGATGGCCTTCAGCATCCTCTTCATACAGTAG